Part of the Clostridia bacterium genome, CTGATCGTGAGCTCGCCGTACGCGGCGTACGTGTTCGACACGGACGTGCTGAAGAAGAACGGCGACGACTGGTTCAACAAGCAGCACGAGGCGGGCACCGGCCCGTACATGCTGAAGAGCTGGAAGCAGAACGACTCCCTGGTTCTGCAGAAGTTCCCCGACTACTGGGGCGGGTGGAAGGACAACCAGTTCGACACGGTGATCATCAAGCCGGTCGAGGAGACCTCGACCAAGATGCAGATGCTGCAGGCCGGCCAGGCGGACGTCGTCGACCAGCTGCCGTACGAGCAGCTTGAGGCGCTGAAGAACGACCCGAACGTGGAGATCGTGAGGACGAACGCGTGGCAGAACCTGCTGGCCTTCTTCAACACCAAGAAGAAGCCGCTGGACGATGTGCGCGTCCGCCAGGCGCTCTCGTATGCCTTCCCGTACCGGAGCGTGATCGACGACGTGATGCACGGCATGGCCACGCAAGCGCGCGGTCCGGTGCCGGCGGGCCTCTGGGGTCACGACGACAACCTGTTCCAGTACCAGGACGACCTCGAAAAGGCGAAGCAGCTTCTGGACCAGGCGGGCGTGAAGCCGGGCCTCAAGCTGACGCTGACCTACACCTCCGGCGACGAGAACGAGCGCCGCGTGGCGGAGCTCTGGAAGGCCGAGCTGGCGAAGCTGGGCATCACCCTGGACATCCAGGCGATGCCGTGGGATCCGCAGTGGCAGCTGGCGAAGGCCACCGATCCCAACAAGCGCCAGGACATTCTCATGATGTACTGGTGGCCGGACTACGCGAACCCGTACAGCTTCCTGTGGAACATGTTCCACAGCGAGGACACGGTGAACTTCAACCTCGCGTACTACAGCAACCCGGAGTTCGACAAGCTGATCGACGACGCCAACCAGATCTCCGCAACCGACCGCGCGCAGGCGGAGGCCAAGTACGCGCAGGCGCAGGAGATCCTGGTCAGGGACGCGCCGGCCGTGTTCATCTACGACCAGAACTACGTCCGGCCGGTCCGCAAGTCGTTCGGGGGTTACGTCGACAACCCGGCCTACCCGAACGTCGTGTTCTTCTACAACGCGTACCGGAAGTGAGCGCACGGGCGCGAATGGCGCGGGCACCGGCCCCCGCTCCGGGGGCCGGTGCTTCGCATCGGCCGGAACGGCGGCGCGAAGCGTGGCGGAGCGCGCCGGCATCTCATAGGGGGTGAGCGGCCGTGGCTGCGTATATCGGCCGGCGACTGTTGCTCGGCCTGATCGTCGTGTGGGGATTGACCATCGTGACGTTCGCCATCGCCCGCGTGGCGCC contains:
- a CDS encoding ABC transporter substrate-binding protein; translated protein: MLDKLWSGTMRRLARLAAALLAGAVLMTGCGGGSSSSGTGSSGSQGGAENVAVYAVTTEPMIFWDPSDGFSNEIIAMNNFYETLLRYDPASNSFIKVLATDYKSSPDALTWTFTLRKGVKFHTGKTMTSADVKASFERTMKHGKGAAYILDPIQSIDTPDESTVVFHLKYAAPMDLIVSSPYAAYVFDTDVLKKNGDDWFNKQHEAGTGPYMLKSWKQNDSLVLQKFPDYWGGWKDNQFDTVIIKPVEETSTKMQMLQAGQADVVDQLPYEQLEALKNDPNVEIVRTNAWQNLLAFFNTKKKPLDDVRVRQALSYAFPYRSVIDDVMHGMATQARGPVPAGLWGHDDNLFQYQDDLEKAKQLLDQAGVKPGLKLTLTYTSGDENERRVAELWKAELAKLGITLDIQAMPWDPQWQLAKATDPNKRQDILMMYWWPDYANPYSFLWNMFHSEDTVNFNLAYYSNPEFDKLIDDANQISATDRAQAEAKYAQAQEILVRDAPAVFIYDQNYVRPVRKSFGGYVDNPAYPNVVFFYNAYRK